TTCACAAATTAGCGTTCTACTATTTCAAACATATTTCCACTTACACAACTAATGAATAATCTATCATTAACTTCCTCAATCGATACAATAAAATCTATTTCGACTACATTTTTAGGCAGTTTAATAATATCTTTTACTTCGCCACATTCAGCATCAAGTATTATTAATTCTAAATTTGAAGTAGCAATGTAAATTTCACCATCTTTATATAACAGAACCCTTGCAATATCATGTAGAGTAGTATGGCTCCAAATCACTTTACCCGTTTGAATATGAACACCATAAATTCTGCCTTCTCCTAAGGATAATACCATCATCTCTCCGATAAGAAACGGAGGCAATTCAATTTCAGAAGGTACATTTACTTCATATAACTTTTGACCGTTCTTATGATCATAACATTGTATTTGTGTACTTACACCTTCGTATCTATACTCAGTTCTTGTTACTACTATTTTTGATTCCTTTGATACAATGTAAGAGTATTCTACTTCATCAAGGACTTTTTCAAAGATTACGTTACAATCTTCTTTACCATATTCCCATTTTCGTAGTAAATCTGCTGCTATACATATAAAATTTTCATTGTCTAAAACAACTGGATCATTCGGATAACAATCTTCTATCATTTGTTTCCATAGTGTAGAAGCGTCTAATAATTGCATGGCAATTGCAACGTTACTATATGCATCAACTTCCCCATCTTCATCAAAAGGATTTCCTGCTAACACATAGTAATCTGAGCCAAGATGGCACTGCAACTTTTCTCCTCCGACTCGGACATTCTTTTCCCATACTTTCACTCCACTTTCAAGCTCTAATAAAACATTGTAGCCTTCCTGTGTAATAACTAATAAACGTGGTAATTCTTCCCTCGTAGTTTTTACATCTTGTATAATATGCCCTTCTATTTCTAAATTCCATAGAAACTCTCCAGAACTTGATGAAATAGCGTACAATTTCGCAATATTTTTTCCAAATCTATTCGCATGCCAAATAATTGTGACCCCATTCACAGTTATGCAATTACAATCTTCTACTAGTGGAAGATTGCACTGCCAAATCTCTTCTTTCGTTTCACTATCGAGTTTACGAATTTCGTGGTTATTTTCCTCCACATAAAAGATACTCTTCTCATTATGAGATAGTACCGGAGTAAATATCGGTTCAACCTCTATTCCTTTTACATACTGCCAATTTAATTCATATTTATCACTTGTAGCATGATAAATTCGATACATAATTGTGTCATTTCCATTTACAAGTTTAGAAACAAATGGTTCAATTTCTAACATTCTATGATAAGCATCTTTAATTCGAAAAGAATCCACCCCACTTACGTAAATCTGCTCTATCTCCTTTTTAAGAAACGCAAAGATTACTCGTAAAAATTGCTCACTATCAACACTAGCTAACTTCTTTCCTCTCTGATCAAGAATAAGAAATTCCCCATCCTTCTTCTTAAATTCCACCTTTTTTTCATATTCATTCAAAAAAATCACAGCATCATCATATTTAAAAAATTCAACCCAAGCGTCAAACAACCAACAAATCGGGTCTATTATGTCTGTTTTTTCTTGAAACACAATACTTTCATCTATACTAAGTACTATTTCTCCAGTATTTTCTGTTGGCAATTTATTTAGTTCAATTTGAAACTTTTTCATTATTTTCTCCCTCTTAATCACGTTGAAATACTATGTTTATTTACCCCACATTCCCCTGCACTTTCTCAATAACATCTTCTATACGTTCCGTTATACATTCTTTCTCCCATTCTCCCTCACCGTGCATAGCCGTATAAACTGGATAATTCTCATCGTTACTATCTACAAAAATCGGATCTCCAAGATACGAATCTATCCCAATTACAATCCATCCTTCTTTCCAATCTCCTTCTTCATTCCCGGCTAAGCTTTGCCCTTCTTCATCAAAACTATAACCAAGTTGCCCTTCTTCTATTTCTTCACTATTAAACAATTCTATCGTCATTGGTTCAAATTCATACTCTAGCTCAATTTCATTATCCTCAGCACGATCTACATGTGCTAAAAGTTGTTTAATTTTATTATGGTTAATCATGATATCTTCTCCATTCTATCTTAAAGAATCTAGCTTTATTCATAATGAGCTGCCGCAAGTAACATTTGGGCGATAAAGTGAAACTTTAATCAGTGGGGGTTTTGTTCATCCCCGCTGATTATTAGTTGAACCAATCGGGCTTTTATGAGCAGTTGATCCCCCGCCTAACTTCTTTGCTTTCACTGAATTTTGATGTAGGGGGTCTTACTGCCCGTTAATGCGGGATAAACTGCCATGGAATATTTTCTGGAAGCCTCTCCCCTTGATTTATATAAACACCTTCATAAGCACCTAACCAACCATGGAATGCCTCTAAATAAGTCTCTATCTCTACGTTCTCCCATTCATCTTTATTCTCTTTTAAATCCTTTTGGAGATATACAAGAAACTTCAACAAATCTTTTTCAGAATTCACATTATCAAATTATTCAAATACACCCATATTTAGTCCCTCTTTCTATTGCTCATTATTCAAACTAACTATACTATATGAAATAAGATTCTTAAAACTATTATTTGAGGTGACCAATATGAAGACTACACTTTGGACAGAAGATGACTATTTAAAATTAGCACCGATTAACGACGAACTAATAAAAAAAGCTGAAGAAGTACTAAACGTAAAGCTTCCAGAATCGTACATAAACCTGCTAAAAGAACAAAATGGGGGGACGCTTCGCCTTGATGCTCACCCTACTCCAAAGCCAAATTCTTGGGCAGACGATCACGTTAATGTGTCTGGTTTATATGGCATTTCTTTTGATGAAAATGATTCTAGTATTTTAGAGAGCCGTTATTTAATTAAAGAGTGGGAAATGCCTGAGAATCTCGTACTTTTATCTGGGGACGGACATACATGGATTGCATTAGACTATCGAAATGTAGCTGAAAATCCTCCAGTTATATTTATCGATAATGAGTTTGAGGAAATTATCGAATTAGCACCTAACTTTGAAAGTTTCTTACAAAACTTAACTACTTACGATTATGATGAAGAATAAACTTAATCTTAAAGAAGAGCGAGATTTCATTACAAATTTACATGCTACTTTAAAACCACTCGGCTTTAAGAAAAAAAGACATACATTTTTCAAAGCTGATAATGGATTTTACAAGCTTATCAATATACAAAAAAGCCAGTTTGGGGATGACTTCTATATAAATATAGGAGTTCACCCTATCGGCCTCCCGCAGCTTATTACGGACCAATTACAAATAAGAGAAAATATTTCAATATTCGATTGTATTCTACAGACGAGAATAGAGCCTATAAACATTAAAAAGAGCTATCTATTGCATAATGTTTCACATGAAACTATCCACATTCCGGATTATCTTTCGACTTCTCATTCTTTGTAAAGCGTTTTTTTATTATATAAAAATAACAAAAGCATCCTTGTATATGAAGGATGCTTTTACTATTCACCTACCAATTCTCCCTGCACTCTTCAATCAAACACAGCAAGTACCTCTTCGTCATATCTGCCCTTCTCCACCTTGAGAGCATTCGCTTTTCTTTTGGATTATGCCGTATTCTCTCTACTTCTTTTAATAAAGGGTCCCATTCTTTCGCTGAACGTTCTAATAAGTATTGTAATCCTCTATCTTTTGAGACAATTGTTTTATGATCCAGTGTATATAAAATACGTCCCATCGTAACGACAGCTGATTCCACCCATTCTTCTATGAAAAATAAATATGGCTGCTTCGCTTTTTCACTCCAGTAATGTTCTACGTTGTATTTCATCGTATTTACTACATCGTCCCATCGTATTTGAAACGAAAGGTCTTCTGCTTCTCCCCCGGCAACTGTAATACCTTGATTTTTCAATGTCCACCATGTGACCGCATTAATATCCCAATGACCTATATTCGCCTTACCGTCTGCACAATACACGTACTCATTCATTTCATCATTGTATTTCCCTAAGTCAGCAAGAGGAATATACATACCATCCATTCTTTTACCTAACGTACTTTTACTAAGCTTTTTATGAAATTCTATAATTTGTTGTTTTTCAGCTTCATTTACGGAATCACTTATTACCGTAACAAAATCAACATCGCTCGTTTCTATATGAAATGCTCCTAACGCGATCGATCCGTAAATGTATACCCCGACTATTTTTTCATCCGAAAAAATTTCTTTTAACTCTACTATGTACTGATTCATTAACTGTTTTACTTCTTCTGGTAGAGCCTGCTTTATTCCGTTCTCCACATCTATCCCTCCATATAAAAAGGCCTTTGCAAATTCGCAAAGGCTTCATGCTTTATAAATATTTCTCGATTTCTTCGTAAACATCCTTCAAACGAGGATTTCCTTCTCCAACGATTTCACCATTTACAAGAACGACCGGATAAAATAGATCTTCCTCCACTACGCGCTCTGCGAATGCTTTTTTATCTTCATTCTCTTGTTCTTCTTGAAAATCAATATACTCGAAATTAAATTTATTTTCTTGTCCTTCATATTTACGACCAATCGCCGCTTGTAACCATTCAAACGTTTCTGTTGAAGATGGCATTCCAACGCAGCTCGCACAAATTACTTTCGTCCCATACACTTGAACATTAACCATTTCTTCTCCCCCACTTCTTGTTTCAACAGCATATTCAGATGTCTTAGTACATAAGCACATCATTTTACAAACTTATTCCATACCCCTATACTGAAAAAACACGTTGTACACACGATACAATATTTCGACAATAAAACAAGAAGAGAAAAAATAGATTTTCCCCTCTATCTTGATTATAATAAAACTGATGAAAGGAGTCGATAAAAATGGAAAACCCACATATGCAAGAACAAGTATTAGAAGTATTAGATAAATTACGTCCATTCTTACTTCGCGATGGCGGAGACGTTGAATTAGTAGACATTGAAGAAGGTATCGTAAAACTACGCCTTATGGGTGCATGCGGAAGCTGCCCAAGTTCTACAATCACACTAAAAGCTGGTATCGAACGCGCGTTACTTGAAGAAGTACCAGGCGTTATTGAAGTAGAACAAGTATTTTAATTAAAAGCGGAAGCGGCTCGTTCAAAATGTGAGGGGGATGGAGCTTCTGACATAGAGGCGCTTTTTGCCTCGGCGGAAGAAGCGAAGCCACCGAACATTTTAGCCGCTGGAGCTAGATATTAATTAAAAGCGGAAGCGGCTCGTTCAGAATCGCTTGCTAAAAAGAGACCCAAATGGGTCTCTTTTTTTATTCACATAACTATTCCGCTTTAACATCATAAAACAAAATTGGAAATCCTTCTCAAAAAATGCGATAATTGATACTATATAGTGAATCGTTCACACATATAAATTAAAAAACATAGGGGGACGACACATGCCAAAAATGGGAAACACTTTTTTAACAATTCAAGAACTAGAAAAGAAAAAAGAGTATTTATTAGAACTTTCATCCGTTATACCAACATGGAATGCGAGCTATCAATTTTTATTTAAAGAAATCCAACAAGAATTATTGAGTAAAGTAAATGAGAAAATCGAAAAACATCAACTCATTTTACATATATGTGCAGATCAACAGGTAGGGGCATAATGTATTACATACAATTGTGGTATAAAAAAGAGACCTCAATCGGTCTCTTTTTTATACTTTTATGATAGCCAATCTAATTTTCTAATCCCAAGCTTATCAACTGGTAAACGAAGTGACCCGTAAAAATGCTTCATAAATTGCTCGGAGCGGTTCACATCGTGTAAAATGGCTTCTAAGCGATCTCTATATATGCTTTTTTGTTCTTCGTTTCCTGTTTGATAATATCGTTCAACCGTTTCAAAGTACTGGAGTGGGAACAGAATCCTTGCAAATAATAAGCGCCAACCAAATGAGGATAGCGAATAATTACGTTCATAATCTGTAATGAATTGAACTACCGTTTGCTCCCAGTCGTTCTTTTTTTCTGTCATCATATGGCGAATACATTCTGCTATATCCCGACTTGGGTGGTCATATACCCAATCAAAAGGAAGTTTTAAGCGCTTCGTTTGATGCCATAATAAAGGTGTAAATCGTTCTTGGCAAATTGTTGCCGCGTCAGTTATTTGCGGTGTATCGTCCATTTCTGTATCGACAACATATTGAATTGCATTTTCTGCAACTCCTAAGTAATACGGGAAGGATTCAATAAACAATTGATCGAATACGTCTGAAGGATGGTTCATCACTTGCGATTGCCAAAACTTTTCTAATTGATCGAGCCTTTTTTCCCATAATGCTTTCCATTCACCAATGCGGCTTAATTGCTCAACTTCTTCTGGAAAGAATGCACCACGTTTATGGAATATAGAAAGCTCACTTCCTAATGATGTAGCATGTCGCTCTAACATACGCATACCTTTTAATAAGCAATAATTTTTTTCTTCTATCTCACTTACATAGTAGCCGTGTATAGTTGGAACGAAAGTCGCAACAGTTATATCCCCTTGCTGGTTCATATAATCACTGAGCTTTTTCATCTCTACAAGTACTTCTTCCTCCATTTCTCCAATTGGAACAAGTACATAAATTTTGTTGCGAATCCAAAAGCTTTTATAGGGGCCAAGGGGGATTAATTCTTTAACATGCATGTGATAATGCTCATAAATATGCTGAATCATCGCAGTCGCCACCTATGGTTTTTCTTTATATATATGAGCTTGTGCTCGCCTTTCATTCCTATGCACATGATAAAGCAACGAAACGTATACAAATACTAAAAAGAAAAAAAGGTGATAAACATGAAAGAATCAAATCAACTACAAGAAAGAGCATTACAACTATTACAAGAACGCGGTGTAACAATTGACGATATTGCTGAACTTGTTCATTTTCTTCAAAAGAAATACCATGCAAATTTAGAGATGTCAGAATGTCGCTATAACGTTGAGCGTGTACTATCAAAACGCGAAGTACAAAACGCACTTATTACAGGCATTGAACTTGATGTCCTTGCTGAAAAGGGAATGTTAAGTCAACCGTTACAAGATATCGTAAAACGCGATGAAGGACTATATGGAATCGATGAAGTTATCGCACTTTCTATCGTTAACGTGTACGGTTCTATCGGTTTCACGAACTTTGGATATATCGATAAATTAAAACCGGGTATTTTAGAATACTTAAATGATAAATCATCTGGAAAGGTGCATACCTTCCTTGATGATATCGTTGGCGGAATTGCTGCCGCTGCTTCAAGTCGTTTAGCGCACCGTGCTGAGCATTCGGAATAAAGTGAAACTTTAATCAGTGGGGATTTTGTCCATTCCCCACTGATTATTAGCCTTCACCAATCGGGCTTTTACGGGCAGTTATCTCCCGCCTAACTGACTCGCATCCGCCGAATTTTGAGGTGGGAGTCTTACTGCCCGCAAATAGCGGGATAAAGTGTCTAGGCCGTCAGTTTTATACTGACGGCCTTTCGTATTCCATAAGCATAAACTCTCTTCCACGGCTCAAAAAAACAGGTCCTACTTGAAATCCAATGTTTTTATATAACCTAATTGCTCTTTTATTAAATGTCGCTACACTTAGTCGAAACATTTTTGAATTTAATTCCTCAGCAGCAAATGCAATTCCCGCTTGAAAAAATATTTCCCCCATCCCTTTCCCTGTTAAATCCGGCTTCATTCCAAGCCCGATATCTACTACATTTTCTCCCCTATATAAATTAGCATCTCTTCCGCCCGGAACTTGCGCATTTTCTCCAAAACAAAAATAGCCGATGAATTCTCCCTTCTCATCACAACAACCGTAATACGTCCCATCTAATAGCTCTTCTATTACTTCAACCTCTCCTGAAAAACTATATAAATTGTACGGTTCCTCATACGTCCACATATTTATCTCATTCGCTTCTTCTTCTGTTAACTTATGTATTTCCATTCCTCTCGCTCCTCATCAAATATTCTATATATATTTACTCATTCATTTTCAACACTCAATTTCCCTCTAATTACAATATGCATAATTGCATACGCACACCCATTTAAAAAATGTTAAGCTTTATTTGAATCGCTGTTGTTACACTTCTTGATTAAGAAAGACCGTTAACCGGAAAATTAACGTCTTATCAAATTCAAGCAATTGGCACATTTTGTCATCATCAAAGACACTCAAAAGAGTGTCTTTTTTTCTATAAATGAGCAGGACCTGCTCATTTATAAAATAAATACATAAATTAATATAACTCTTTAAACGCATTATTCCCTTTCTATACGCTAGGGTGTTCGTTACGACAGATTCGGATAATAAAAAGCACTCCAGCCAGAGTGCTTTTTACTTTCAAACAAGGAGGTTACATATATGGATAGTACTCTTGTATTTAACTTCGGCATTGGTATTGTCATCATTTTATTCGTCTTCTTTGTTCTTTGTATGAGCGGAGTATAGCAATCTTTTATGCTGATAACTCCTTTAAAGTATCACTTAATTTGAACTTTCTTAATTGTAATGAAGCAATCATTGCTGCCCCTGATCCAAGTATCACACTAGCTAGGGCCAATATGAAAACTTGATTATACGGAATAATAATAACCGTTAACTCTAAGCTTGATAACACAATATAACTAAACAAAATCCCACCAAAAATGCCAATACAACCAGCTATCGCTCCAAGTAAAGTTCCCTCTAATAAAACAATCCGTCTCATTTGCTTCGGGATAGCCCCTACCGCACGAATCATACTAATTTCAGCACGTCTTTCATGTAAGCTTGCGACAATCGCATTCATTAATCCTATACCAGAAATAATGAAAACAATTACAACTAACAAGCGAATTAACATCATCATTTGCGATAATAACTGCTCTTGTTCTTTCAATAAATCATAACTGTTTATAACTTCTACATTCTCTTTATTATTTGTAACTTGTTTTACTTGCTTCTTAATCGCTTCAAATGATTGATTAGAATTAGTCATAATTTGAATTGCTTCATATCCTTGTACGTGAAACTTATCGCGAGCCCATTGTTCATTTACAAAAATATCTAACCCTCTTAACCTTAATCCTTGCTCAATAATCGAAACAACTTTAATTGTTTGTTTTTCTTTCCCTTTTCCTTGTACGTCAATCGTATCATGCAACTGAAGCCCTAAATTTTTAGCCGTTTCCTTCGTAACGACTCCCTCACCATCTTGTAATGGCTTATTTAAACTTTGTCCTGCAATCACTTTCGCCTTTGTTATTTTTTGATACGCGACAATATCATTCCCCACAACTTCCATCAAATCAGGTTCAAAATTATTTTTCCTCGCATATTCATACCATTCTTGATTCGCTTTTTTAAAATTATAATTCACAAGCCTTGCTGTAAAATCGGTAGCATTCCCTACACTCGCCTCTACACCGTCAATTTCTCTAACCTTTCCATTTCAATAATATTCATCCCGATATCCCCTTCTCTCTCTATTTACCAATCTATATATTCTATTCAGAATGCAAAATTCCTACTTTTTTGTATTTTTTTGTAACATGCTAATATTTCTCATGTCAGAAAAATTGACTCGCGCAAAAAAAGTAACCATAATAGTTACACGAATACATAAAAGTTATTCACATATCCACAAATAGGAGGAAGAACAATGAAACATGTAATCGTTTATGCACACCCAAATACAGAAAGCTTCAACCATGCGATTTTAGAAACGGTAAAAAGTGAATTAGAAGGAAAAGGTCATGAAGTACGCGTTCGCGATCTATACGAATTAAACTTCAATCCAGTATTAGGCGCTTCTGATTTCATCTCATTTTCTCAAGGAAACACACCAGAAGATATTAAAGAAGAGCAAGAGCATATCTCTTGGGCTGATAGCATTACATTCATTTACCCAGTTTGGTGGGCAGGACTTCCTGCTATTTTAAAGGGATACGTTGACCGTGTATTTAGCCACGGCTTTGCTTATGCTTACGGTGAGAATGGCATTGAAAAGTTATTAAGCGGCAAAAAAGGATTATTATTATCTACAATGGGAAATACGAAAGAAGCATACACCGCAGGCGGTATGTTTGACGCAATGAAGAAAACAGCGGATGTTGGTATTTTTGAATTTACAGGAATTGAAACAATTGAGCATACATTCTATACGAGTGTTCCTTCTGTGGATGATAGTGTGCGTAAACAATATCTTGAAGAAGTTAAAGACGTTGTTAATCGTGCGTTTTAATAAAAAAACTCTGGTTATAACAACCGGAGTTTTTTTATTTCATCATCAATTTTGGAATATATCTTTGAAGCATACTTTCTAATTCATTCATATCTTCCTGTCTAATAAGTAAATTTACATTGTCATTCATTTTTTCTCGCCCGCGATATAAAAATATATTTTCTTTTGGATTTTCCCATGTTGATGTTTTATAGCCTTTTAATTCTTCATATGAATAAAAGTTCAATCCGTCTATTACACCTTTTTCATATATTTGTACACTTTTAATCAGATGGATAGCTATTAAAGTCATAAAACAGCTTGCTACAGCATAACTACCTGACTGAATGAGAAACTGTTCAAATGTACCAATATCACCACTTACGTATTGAGCATATATATACATACATTGTCCGATAAAGTACGCTGGTCCAAGTAAAACAATCCAACGTCGTTTCACCCGAGGATATGCTGCAATAAGCTTTCCCGCGCTTTTTTTCATTTCATTTATTTTATATATCTTCCATAGAACAAAGAATAAAACACATAATGTAAAAATAAACATAATACATGACATCCAGTACACTCTTATTTCCTCCCCTTCACATCATTACATATAAATTTTACATTTTATATCCCTATAGTACATATGCAATTGTGCATAAAAAAACAGGTAACCTCTTCCGGTTACCTGTTTTTCATTACATCTTCTCAATCCACTCCGTCAAGTTATGCACAACTTGCGTCGGTTGTACTTCATATTCTGTTAACTTCTCCACAGTTGTTACTCCAGTGTGGACAATAAGGGTATGCATACCAGCATTTATCCCCGCTAAAATATCTGTATCGTAGTTATCCCCAACCATTAATGCTTCTTCTTTTTCTATGCCAAGCACTTTTAACGCTTGTTCCATAATGATTGATTCTGGTTTTCCGATAAAGATTGGATCCACACCTGTTGATACTGCTACAACTGATGTTAATGAACCGTTACCTGGTAATAATCCGCGCTCAGTCGGAATGGCAATGTCCCCATTTGTGGAAATAAACGTTGCACCGTTACGCACAGCAAGGCAAGCTTTTGCTAATTTTTCATATGTGATATCACGATCTAAACCAACAACAACGAAATCAGGATTTTCATCCACAAGTTCAAAGCCTTTTTCCACAAGTGCAGCGTGTAAGCCCTCTTCACCAATCATATATACAGTTGCATCTTGTTTACGCTCATAAATAAAGTTCGCTGTAGCCATACTCGTTGTGAATACTTGCTCTGCTTTCGCTGGAATATCGAAACGAACGAGTTTTTCTGCAACTTGTTCTGGTTTACGAGTTGAGTTATTCGTAACGAATAAATACGGAATGCCGCGCTCTCCTAATGCTTTCACGAAGTCGCTTGCTTCTTCAATTTGTTCTTCACCACGATACATTGTACCGTCTAAGTCAATTAAATAACCTTTATACATCGATTATGTCTCCCCTTCTCTGCTGACGTTCTCATCTATCATACCACTCTTATATTACCCCCTTTTTCCAAAGAAAAAAACGCTTTACACTAAAGCGTCCCATAACGTTCATTTTTTCTCTTTTACTTGGTAAGAACAACTACAATCACCCTCGCACATGTTTGCTAGTGTCTTTACATCTGCATTCGCAAATAAACGCTTATACATCTCTTTTTCATCTTCACATACTTGCGGGAATCTCTCTGCAATTTCCTTTAACGGACAATTTTGCTTTTCAATTACGAAAGAGTTCTCTCCATCTCTCTTTATTTGAACCATATAACCATTTTTCTCTTGCATAGCAGCTATTTCCTGTACTTTATATGCTAAATTACTTTGATTGCTTATCTTCTTTTTTAACTGTTCTTCCATTCGTTTCGTTCTCGCTTGTAAAACATAACGAAGTATTTTTTCATCGCCCATTCGAGCTAAATCATCTAATATTTCAATAGCAAACTGCTTATATTCTTTCGGGAATGTATCTTCTCCCTTTTGACTTAGTCCATACAAATATGTTGGGCGTCCAACATGCTGCCTTACCATCTTTGAATAAATTAGCTCATCATTCTCTAGTTTACTTAAATGCCTTCGGATCGCCATCTCTGTAATTTCTAAAGCTTCGGCTAATTCTGCTACAGTATGCTCGCCCTTTACCTTTAATAATTGTATAATTTCTTCTTTCGTAGTACGTGCTTCCCCCATAGCTCATCCTTCTCCCTTTTCTCTCTCATATACAATATAAGATCCCCAAAAGGAATCCTCGGGGATCTTATAAGCATAATTATTCTGGTACAAATGCAGATACAGGCCCTAATTCCTTCTCTAAATAACTGCGAATATTTGCTGGGTAGTTCTCTACCACTGCAATATGTTTTTGAATCGTCTTATATAATTCATCATGATTCATTTGAATATAATCTTGCGTAAGCATTTTTCGAAGAAGGATAACTTCTTTCATTCCTTGTCCTTCTTCTGCACTTATCACTCGCTCGTCCATTAAAATATCGATAATATCTTCATAGCTTCCTGGATCGCGCATAATAAATCCATCAATCATCGCATTCCCTACATCTAATACGCAATCAATCATAAGATGGGCTATGCGCTCTAATGCATAAAATTCAAACTCGGTTTCATATATCTTCTTCTCTTGAAATGTATTTGTTGCTCGTTCTAAACATACTAGCATTTGTTCTATTTTTTTTCTGTCTACGAAGTACATTCATGTCACCTACCTGGAAATTAAAGCATTTACATTTTAATTGTAACGCTTTCTTCTGAAAAAATCGACAATTTTTCGAATTCACCTTTTCTCCTTTATTTGTTATAGTTATATTTGTATGATTTTTGAAATTGGAGGAATGGAATCTTGGAACGTGAACTCGCACTAGAAATTGTCCGTGTAACAGAAGCAGCAGCATTAGCATCCGCACAGTGGATGGGCCGCGGAAAGAAAAATGAAGCAGATGATGCAGCAACTACAGCTATGCGTGATATGTTCGATTCAGTAAACATGGCAGGTACAGTTGTAATTGGTGAAGGAGAACTTGATGAAGCACCGATGTTATATATTGGTGAAGAACTAGGAACAGGTAACGGTCCAGAAGTAGATATCGCCGTTGATCCATTAGAAGGTACAAACATCGTTGCAAAAGGTCTTGCAAATGCAATGGCAGTTATCGCAATCGCAGATAAAGGAAACCTTCTTCACGCTCCTGATATGTACATGGAAAAAATCGCGGTTGGTCCAAAAGCAGCTGGTAAAATTAGCTTAGATGATCCAATTGAAAAAACAATTGAAATTGTAGCAGAAGCTAACAATAAAAAGATTCGTGATCTAACAGTTATCGTTCAAGAACGTGAACGTCATCAAGATATTATTGACCGTGTTCGTGCAAAAGGTGCACGCGTGAAATTATTTGGTGATGGCGATGTTGGTGCATCAATCGCAACAGCACTACCTGGAACAGGTATCGACTTATTCGTAGGTGTTGGCGGAGCTCCAGAAGGCGTTATTTCTGCAGCAGCATTAAAATGCCTTGAAGGTGAAATGCAAGCTCGCTTAGTTCCAATGAACGAAGAAGAAGAAGCTCGTTGTCGTGAAATGGGATTAGAAGATCCTCGTCAACTGCTTATGTTAGATGACTTAGTATCTGGTGATGATGCAATCTTCTCAGCAACAGGTGTTTCTGCTGGTGAGTTATTAGACGGCGTGAAATT
This genomic interval from Bacillus cereus contains the following:
- the glpX gene encoding class II fructose-bisphosphatase — translated: MERELALEIVRVTEAAALASAQWMGRGKKNEADDAATTAMRDMFDSVNMAGTVVIGEGELDEAPMLYIGEELGTGNGPEVDIAVDPLEGTNIVAKGLANAMAVIAIADKGNLLHAPDMYMEKIAVGPKAAGKISLDDPIEKTIEIVAEANNKKIRDLTVIVQERERHQDIIDRVRAKGARVKLFGDGDVGASIATALPGTGIDLFVGVGGAPEGVISAAALKCLEGEMQARLVPMNEEEEARCREMGLEDPRQLLMLDDLVSGDDAIFSATGVSAGELLDGVKFLGGDLAETYSIVMRYKTRTVRFIKTHHHLDHKPHLNLDI
- a CDS encoding helix-turn-helix transcriptional regulator, which produces MGEARTTKEEIIQLLKVKGEHTVAELAEALEITEMAIRRHLSKLENDELIYSKMVRQHVGRPTYLYGLSQKGEDTFPKEYKQFAIEILDDLARMGDEKILRYVLQARTKRMEEQLKKKISNQSNLAYKVQEIAAMQEKNGYMVQIKRDGENSFVIEKQNCPLKEIAERFPQVCEDEKEMYKRLFANADVKTLANMCEGDCSCSYQVKEKK
- a CDS encoding DUF86 domain-containing protein, which produces MYFVDRKKIEQMLVCLERATNTFQEKKIYETEFEFYALERIAHLMIDCVLDVGNAMIDGFIMRDPGSYEDIIDILMDERVISAEEGQGMKEVILLRKMLTQDYIQMNHDELYKTIQKHIAVVENYPANIRSYLEKELGPVSAFVPE
- a CDS encoding GNAT family N-acetyltransferase translates to MEIHKLTEEEANEINMWTYEEPYNLYSFSGEVEVIEELLDGTYYGCCDEKGEFIGYFCFGENAQVPGGRDANLYRGENVVDIGLGMKPDLTGKGMGEIFFQAGIAFAAEELNSKMFRLSVATFNKRAIRLYKNIGFQVGPVFLSRGREFMLMEYERPSV
- a CDS encoding NAD(P)H-dependent oxidoreductase, with translation MKHVIVYAHPNTESFNHAILETVKSELEGKGHEVRVRDLYELNFNPVLGASDFISFSQGNTPEDIKEEQEHISWADSITFIYPVWWAGLPAILKGYVDRVFSHGFAYAYGENGIEKLLSGKKGLLLSTMGNTKEAYTAGGMFDAMKKTADVGIFEFTGIETIEHTFYTSVPSVDDSVRKQYLEEVKDVVNRAF
- a CDS encoding iron ABC transporter substrate-binding protein; this encodes MYWMSCIMFIFTLCVLFFVLWKIYKINEMKKSAGKLIAAYPRVKRRWIVLLGPAYFIGQCMYIYAQYVSGDIGTFEQFLIQSGSYAVASCFMTLIAIHLIKSVQIYEKGVIDGLNFYSYEELKGYKTSTWENPKENIFLYRGREKMNDNVNLLIRQEDMNELESMLQRYIPKLMMK
- a CDS encoding phosphatidylglycerophosphatase A: MKESNQLQERALQLLQERGVTIDDIAELVHFLQKKYHANLEMSECRYNVERVLSKREVQNALITGIELDVLAEKGMLSQPLQDIVKRDEGLYGIDEVIALSIVNVYGSIGFTNFGYIDKLKPGILEYLNDKSSGKVHTFLDDIVGGIAAAASSRLAHRAEHSE
- a CDS encoding TIGR01457 family HAD-type hydrolase; the protein is MYKGYLIDLDGTMYRGEEQIEEASDFVKALGERGIPYLFVTNNSTRKPEQVAEKLVRFDIPAKAEQVFTTSMATANFIYERKQDATVYMIGEEGLHAALVEKGFELVDENPDFVVVGLDRDITYEKLAKACLAVRNGATFISTNGDIAIPTERGLLPGNGSLTSVVAVSTGVDPIFIGKPESIIMEQALKVLGIEKEEALMVGDNYDTDILAGINAGMHTLIVHTGVTTVEKLTEYEVQPTQVVHNLTEWIEKM